One genomic segment of Hymenobacter psoromatis includes these proteins:
- a CDS encoding sugar phosphate isomerase/epimerase family protein has protein sequence MTQRRDFLKQVSVAAAAVACARPELLLAAPAPLKIGLQLYSLRETIGQDVKKTLAKVAQAGYQEVETYGYSPEKHFWGLTPPEFKAALAAQGLSTSSGHYDLGGFMSGGNEQQLQAAIAAAKGCGQTYVIVPYLDEKLRTSVADFKAVAARLNQAGTQCKAAGLQLGYHNHDFEFKPIGGTMLYDVLLKETDPKLVDFEMDMYWVVRAGQDPIKLIQAHPRRFPLWHVKDMDKAKPELNTEVGAGSIDFRKIFAQAGTAGLQHIFMEQENFGMDAYQSIAQSAAYMKNTLLPALKRG, from the coding sequence ATGACGCAACGGCGAGATTTTCTCAAACAAGTGAGCGTAGCGGCGGCGGCCGTGGCCTGCGCCCGTCCCGAGCTGCTGCTGGCCGCGCCGGCCCCACTGAAAATTGGCTTGCAGCTCTATTCGCTGCGCGAAACCATCGGTCAGGATGTGAAAAAAACACTGGCCAAGGTGGCCCAGGCCGGCTACCAGGAGGTCGAAACCTACGGGTACAGCCCCGAGAAGCACTTTTGGGGTCTCACGCCGCCCGAGTTTAAGGCGGCGCTCGCGGCCCAGGGTCTGAGCACGTCCAGCGGGCATTACGACCTGGGCGGCTTTATGAGTGGGGGCAATGAGCAGCAGTTGCAAGCGGCCATCGCGGCGGCCAAGGGCTGCGGCCAGACCTACGTCATCGTGCCCTACCTCGATGAGAAGCTGCGCACGTCGGTGGCCGATTTTAAGGCCGTGGCCGCCCGGCTCAACCAGGCCGGCACGCAATGCAAAGCGGCGGGGCTACAACTAGGCTACCACAACCACGACTTCGAGTTCAAGCCCATCGGCGGCACCATGCTCTACGACGTACTGCTAAAGGAAACCGACCCTAAGCTGGTTGATTTTGAGATGGATATGTACTGGGTGGTGCGTGCCGGCCAGGACCCTATCAAACTCATTCAGGCCCACCCCCGGCGCTTTCCACTGTGGCACGTCAAGGATATGGACAAGGCCAAGCCGGAGTTAAATACCGAGGTTGGGGCCGGCTCGATTGACTTCCGCAAAATCTTCGCCCAGGCGGGTACGGCCGGGCTCCAACACATTTTTATGGAGCAGGAAAACTTTGGGATGGATGCCTACCAGAGTATCGCCCAGAGCGCCGCGTACATGAAAAATACGCTGCTGCCGGCGCTGAAGCGGGGGTAG
- a CDS encoding cytochrome b/b6 domain-containing protein, producing MKKLVDKHPLAIRWFHWANFPVLSLMIWSGLWIYWANDVYRIGWGSTTLFKFFPQSFYQAFHLDHKLAQGMAWHFVLMWVFFINGLLYVGYTLLSGEWRYLLPNRHSFREAWEVTLHDLGLRKMAPLVQKYNGAQRIAYTAVVLMGLGSLLTGLAIYRPTQFAWLTNLLGGYGAARVEHFVLTIGYVLFFVVHVAQVVRAGWNNFRSMVAGFEIEDVPAGAAGPVLAQREPDAKA from the coding sequence ATGAAAAAGCTTGTTGATAAGCACCCGTTGGCTATTCGCTGGTTTCACTGGGCTAATTTCCCGGTGCTCAGCCTGATGATATGGAGCGGGCTGTGGATATACTGGGCCAATGATGTGTACCGTATCGGCTGGGGTAGCACCACGCTGTTCAAGTTCTTCCCGCAGTCATTTTACCAGGCTTTCCACCTCGACCATAAGCTGGCCCAGGGTATGGCCTGGCATTTTGTGCTGATGTGGGTGTTTTTTATCAATGGCCTGCTCTACGTAGGCTACACCCTACTATCGGGCGAGTGGCGCTACCTGCTGCCCAATCGCCATTCTTTCCGCGAAGCCTGGGAGGTGACGCTCCACGACCTGGGTCTGCGCAAAATGGCCCCGCTCGTGCAGAAATACAACGGTGCCCAGCGCATTGCCTACACCGCCGTGGTACTGATGGGCCTGGGCTCGCTGCTCACTGGCCTGGCTATCTACCGGCCCACGCAATTTGCCTGGCTCACGAATTTGCTGGGCGGCTATGGTGCGGCGCGGGTCGAGCACTTCGTGCTGACCATCGGCTACGTGCTGTTTTTCGTGGTGCACGTGGCGCAGGTGGTGCGCGCCGGCTGGAACAATTTCCGCTCAATGGTGGCCGGCTTCGAGATAGAGGACGTACCCGCCGGCGCGGCCGGCCCCGTATTAGCGCAGCGTGAGCCGGACGCGAAAGCATAG
- a CDS encoding helix-turn-helix domain-containing protein: MGRRSIPSTSLAATVRKYFGLTQTELGQLLHLTRGQVAHVEAGRHLFSPATEQPLLALAASLPVANEPADPAAHLAPPDAAPLAARLDYCQHHAAQLRREQAALTQEIEVARRWQQALPPLLAQAPDVPARAWLLRRQEQAAADLDGETAARYHLLRLRAEALEAEAAGLAALLPPAG, from the coding sequence ATGGGTCGCCGCTCTATTCCTTCTACCTCCCTTGCGGCTACCGTGCGCAAGTATTTTGGCCTTACCCAAACCGAACTAGGCCAGCTGCTGCACCTTACCAGAGGCCAGGTAGCGCACGTGGAAGCCGGGCGGCACCTCTTTTCACCCGCTACTGAGCAGCCACTGTTGGCGCTGGCTGCGTCGCTGCCAGTAGCCAATGAGCCAGCCGACCCCGCCGCCCACCTGGCCCCGCCCGATGCGGCCCCGCTGGCCGCCCGCCTCGACTACTGCCAGCACCACGCCGCCCAGCTGCGCCGCGAGCAGGCGGCCCTCACCCAAGAAATAGAAGTGGCCCGCCGCTGGCAGCAGGCCCTACCCCCTCTACTGGCCCAGGCCCCCGATGTGCCCGCCCGCGCCTGGCTGCTGCGCCGCCAAGAGCAAGCCGCCGCCGACCTCGACGGCGAAACTGCCGCCCGCTACCACCTGTTGCGCCTGCGCGCCGAAGCCCTGGAAGCCGAAGCTGCCGGGCTGGCCGCGCTGCTGCCGCCCGCGGGCTAG
- a CDS encoding ABC-three component system middle component 6: MILPTKHLSADRALLTIGGQVLSLLDKPKTVSVLWEDFKVQPVAGAAVPFDWFILALDLLACTGIVSLDGTRIKKKNS, encoded by the coding sequence ATGATACTGCCTACTAAACACCTTTCTGCCGACCGGGCCTTGCTCACCATTGGGGGGCAGGTGCTTAGCCTATTAGACAAGCCCAAGACTGTTTCGGTGCTGTGGGAAGACTTTAAGGTGCAGCCAGTGGCGGGAGCAGCAGTTCCGTTCGATTGGTTTATCCTCGCTCTCGACTTGCTGGCTTGCACTGGCATTGTCTCATTAGATGGTACCCGGATTAAGAAAAAAAATTCGTGA
- a CDS encoding ABC-three component system protein, giving the protein MIHRITSDLPSFKPVELRPGLNVIVSAKSEQSNDGQTRNKSGKSSLLMLIHFLFGKECGTESLFRKPELAAYTFSLEFDLRGAQVRVSRSGATFGWLAVELVAGSTAQWPDDPLRGQASAKIAQAKWRGVLGLAMFGLAENLGTYGPTFSQLFSYFVRRSENGGLAEPTKQAALQQPADVRVGLSYLLGLDWRISQERERLRQEITGAQKLQKVARDGGLSSVIGDPGQVFTQLTLAQKGVDRLTKALAEFRILPDYMEREKEANHLTRRFNELSDEVAQQQFYVSDLRQSLQSEDAPATTDLERLYEEAGLVLPSLVRVRYEEVRLFHESIVRNRRLYLEGEIAEVEVGIAERRRQLSKLDTRRSEVMQLLQTHGALEHHTQLQIALSKAVAQTERLKQNQQLLEEVAQRVAELKIQQGQLTLRLQRDFRENQPVLTEAVLAFEAASEALYSDPGNLSIYPSENGPEFSITIQGRSSRGVNSMQIFCFDMMLMQVAGKQGITPGFLIHDSHLFDPVDERQNEKAWAYGAELARELGFQYIIALNSDQFPAPQNRVTQLAIEQHIIPPHLTDADGGGLFGFDFY; this is encoded by the coding sequence GTGATTCACCGTATTACCAGCGACCTGCCTTCTTTTAAACCTGTCGAACTACGGCCGGGGCTGAACGTCATTGTCTCGGCTAAGTCGGAGCAATCCAACGATGGGCAGACCCGCAACAAATCGGGAAAATCGAGTTTGCTGATGCTGATTCATTTTCTATTCGGGAAAGAATGCGGCACCGAATCTTTGTTTCGCAAGCCTGAACTGGCAGCCTATACTTTTTCGCTGGAATTTGACTTGCGGGGTGCCCAGGTACGGGTAAGCCGAAGCGGCGCGACTTTTGGCTGGCTAGCAGTGGAGTTGGTGGCGGGTTCAACTGCCCAATGGCCCGACGACCCGTTGCGTGGCCAGGCTAGCGCTAAGATTGCCCAGGCAAAATGGCGTGGGGTGTTGGGCCTAGCTATGTTTGGGTTAGCTGAGAATCTAGGCACTTACGGCCCGACTTTTAGCCAGCTTTTCAGCTATTTTGTTCGGCGGTCGGAAAATGGCGGCTTGGCCGAACCTACCAAACAAGCTGCTCTGCAACAGCCCGCCGATGTGCGGGTAGGGCTTTCGTACTTACTAGGTTTGGATTGGCGTATCAGCCAGGAGCGGGAGCGGCTGCGGCAGGAAATAACTGGGGCGCAAAAGCTCCAGAAGGTGGCGCGGGATGGTGGATTGAGCAGTGTCATAGGCGACCCAGGGCAGGTATTTACGCAGCTCACACTGGCCCAAAAGGGTGTGGACCGGCTAACCAAAGCCCTGGCAGAGTTCCGCATTCTACCCGACTACATGGAGCGCGAAAAGGAAGCTAATCACCTGACGCGCCGATTCAATGAACTGTCCGACGAGGTAGCTCAGCAGCAATTTTACGTGTCCGACTTGCGCCAGTCATTGCAGTCGGAAGATGCCCCGGCAACCACCGATTTAGAACGGCTATATGAAGAGGCCGGCTTGGTACTACCAAGCTTGGTTCGGGTGCGCTACGAAGAAGTCCGGCTATTTCACGAATCCATTGTTCGTAACCGCCGCCTGTACCTAGAAGGCGAAATCGCGGAGGTGGAGGTGGGGATAGCGGAGCGGCGGCGGCAATTGAGCAAGCTCGACACGCGCCGTAGCGAAGTGATGCAGCTATTGCAAACGCACGGTGCCCTCGAACATCACACTCAATTACAAATTGCCTTAAGCAAGGCAGTAGCGCAAACCGAACGACTCAAACAAAATCAACAACTATTGGAGGAAGTGGCTCAGCGCGTAGCGGAGCTTAAAATTCAGCAAGGACAACTGACTCTCCGCTTGCAGCGAGACTTCCGGGAAAACCAGCCCGTGCTGACCGAAGCAGTATTGGCTTTCGAAGCTGCCTCAGAAGCACTTTATAGCGACCCAGGCAATCTGAGCATCTATCCGTCAGAAAATGGGCCGGAATTCAGTATTACGATTCAAGGGCGCAGTAGCCGAGGGGTGAATAGTATGCAGATTTTTTGTTTTGACATGATGCTGATGCAGGTGGCGGGCAAGCAAGGAATAACTCCTGGTTTTCTAATTCACGATAGTCATTTATTCGACCCAGTAGATGAGCGACAGAATGAGAAAGCATGGGCATACGGCGCTGAACTAGCTAGAGAATTAGGCTTTCAGTACATCATTGCGCTAAATTCTGACCAATTTCCCGCGCCGCAAAATCGGGTAACTCAGCTTGCAATTGAACAACATATAATCCCGCCGCATCTTACCGATGCTGACGGCGGTGGACTTTTTGGCTTTGATTTCTATTAA
- a CDS encoding GMC oxidoreductase, translated as MANLNIDSVKARTFDAIVIGSGMSGGWAAKDLTEKGLKTLMVERGRNVEHIKDYPTTNMMPWEFPHGGKVPYDVQQANPIASRCYVFKEDAMHFVVKDVEHPYVQEKPFDWIRGYQVGGKSLLWARQTQRWSKYDFEGPARDGFAVPWPIGYDDLAPWYSTVEKFAGISGNHDGLPALPDGEFLPGYPLNAVEDHFRKHLKQSHPDRHVISARCAHLSEPKPVHIAQGRVQCQNRVLCQRGCPFGGYFSANSSTIPWALKTGLLTVAPNQVVQAILYDEQKGRATGIRVMDAHTKTTTEYYAPILFVNAGALNTNLILLNSTSSRFPKGLGNDSGVLGKYVAFHNYSARVSAEYEGLKEFTTDGRNPAGGGYVPRFRNVFKQEMDFLRGYATSFGASRGRVQPDSGFGPDLKQQLEKPALTPWGVHAGMMGETIPKETNYVRLDPTRKDEWGVPLLSISVAYDDNDEKMKQDFFTQFSEMFTQAGFTNIKTNDSHQAPGLDIHEMGGVRMGQDPKTSMLNKWNQLHACPNVYVTDGAAMTSTSTQNPSLTYMALTARAVDHAVSELKKQNLKTT; from the coding sequence ATGGCCAATCTTAATATCGACAGCGTAAAAGCCCGCACCTTCGATGCCATTGTGATTGGCTCGGGTATGAGCGGCGGCTGGGCGGCCAAAGACCTGACTGAGAAGGGTTTGAAAACCCTGATGGTGGAGCGCGGCCGCAACGTGGAGCATATAAAAGACTACCCCACCACCAACATGATGCCGTGGGAATTTCCGCACGGCGGCAAGGTGCCCTACGACGTGCAGCAGGCCAATCCCATCGCCAGCCGCTGCTACGTGTTCAAGGAAGACGCCATGCACTTCGTGGTGAAGGATGTCGAGCACCCCTACGTGCAGGAAAAGCCGTTTGACTGGATTCGGGGCTACCAGGTGGGCGGCAAGTCGCTGCTGTGGGCGCGCCAGACCCAGCGCTGGAGCAAGTACGACTTTGAGGGGCCGGCCCGTGATGGCTTTGCCGTGCCCTGGCCCATTGGCTACGACGACCTCGCGCCCTGGTACAGCACCGTGGAAAAATTTGCGGGTATCAGCGGCAACCACGACGGGCTGCCGGCCCTACCCGACGGCGAGTTTTTGCCCGGCTACCCCCTCAACGCGGTCGAGGACCACTTTCGGAAGCACCTAAAGCAGAGCCACCCCGACCGCCACGTGATTAGCGCCCGCTGCGCGCACTTGTCCGAGCCGAAGCCCGTGCACATAGCGCAGGGTAGGGTGCAGTGCCAGAACCGCGTGCTGTGCCAGCGCGGCTGCCCGTTTGGCGGGTATTTTAGCGCCAACTCATCGACCATTCCGTGGGCGCTGAAGACGGGCCTCCTCACGGTGGCCCCCAACCAGGTAGTGCAGGCCATTCTCTACGACGAGCAGAAGGGCCGCGCCACGGGCATTCGGGTGATGGATGCGCACACCAAAACGACTACCGAATACTACGCCCCAATACTATTCGTGAACGCCGGAGCGCTGAACACCAATCTGATACTGCTGAACTCGACGTCGAGCCGCTTCCCCAAGGGCCTAGGCAACGACAGCGGCGTGCTGGGCAAATACGTGGCGTTTCACAATTACAGCGCGCGGGTTTCTGCGGAGTACGAAGGGTTGAAGGAATTCACCACCGACGGGCGCAACCCGGCGGGCGGCGGCTACGTGCCCCGCTTCCGCAACGTGTTCAAGCAGGAGATGGACTTTCTGCGCGGCTACGCCACCAGCTTCGGCGCATCGCGCGGGCGGGTGCAGCCCGACAGCGGCTTCGGCCCCGACCTAAAGCAGCAGTTGGAGAAACCTGCGCTCACGCCTTGGGGCGTGCACGCGGGCATGATGGGCGAAACCATCCCGAAGGAAACCAACTACGTGCGCCTCGACCCTACCCGCAAAGACGAGTGGGGCGTGCCGCTGCTCTCGATTTCGGTAGCCTACGACGACAACGACGAGAAGATGAAGCAGGACTTCTTCACGCAGTTCAGCGAGATGTTCACGCAGGCCGGCTTCACTAATATCAAAACCAACGATTCGCACCAGGCGCCCGGCCTCGACATTCACGAGATGGGTGGCGTGCGCATGGGCCAGGACCCCAAAACGTCGATGCTGAATAAGTGGAATCAGCTGCACGCCTGCCCCAACGTGTACGTGACCGACGGCGCGGCTATGACCTCGACTTCGACCCAGAACCCCTCGCTCACCTACATGGCCCTCACGGCCCGCGCTGTGGACCACGCTGTGAGCGAACTGAAAAAGCAAAACCTGAAAACCACCTAG
- a CDS encoding penicillin acylase family protein: MRKLCTLLLLLAAAVAAHAQAFTPAEIARWRHQAQRVTIVRDTWGVPHITGKTDADAVFGLLYAQCEDDFARVEDNYLTALGRQAEVRGEAALYEDLRQRLFLDSTRAVQIYARSPRWMKDLLHAFADGTNYYLATHPAVRPRLLHRFQPWMPLLFSEGSIGGNVSVVPVERLKAFYSQQKGTSYQPPRPAELRLAFEKGEDEPTGSNGFAIGPSKSASGHPLLLINPHTSFYFRSEVQLTSAAGLNAYGAVTWGQFFIYQGFNATCGWMHTSSQADSMDEYLETVSQQDGKFFYQYEGQQVPLPTDTLSLVYLKDGQRQRRRFTTYRTPHGPVVGKVGEKWLTVKMMDMPLEALEQSYLRTKAHDYASFQQVMRLNGNASNNTVFADASGTIAYWHGNFMPRRPAGYDYAQPVDGSTEATEWQGLHKVEELVQVKNPASGFIQNCNSTPFTVSGGGSSPDKKQYPAYMAPDAENYRGINAVRVLSRKKAFTLDTLIAAADDPHLAGFEQLLPSLLRDCQLLLDEPGGSLPPGVEAALPILRAWNLNYSQASVAQTLAIYWAERIQRLARPRVPAGQPMDYISFTTFVIEHTTPDEKATALSETIAELKRDFGKWQVPWGEVNRYQRLTGKIDETFDDQQPSRPVAFTSSAWGSLAAFGAHTWPGTKKRYGYVGNSFVAVVEFGPRVVARSVVTGGQASRPDSPHFTDQAPLYCAGQFKDVWFYPEDVAKHVERQYRPGE; encoded by the coding sequence ATGCGAAAACTCTGTACGTTGCTTTTGCTGCTGGCTGCCGCCGTTGCGGCTCACGCCCAAGCATTCACCCCCGCTGAAATAGCCCGCTGGCGGCACCAGGCCCAGCGCGTGACCATTGTGCGCGACACCTGGGGCGTGCCCCACATCACGGGTAAAACCGATGCCGACGCGGTGTTTGGGCTGCTCTACGCGCAGTGCGAGGACGACTTTGCGCGGGTCGAGGACAACTACCTCACCGCGCTGGGCCGGCAGGCCGAGGTGCGGGGCGAGGCCGCGCTCTACGAAGACCTGCGCCAGCGCCTGTTTCTGGATTCGACGCGCGCCGTGCAGATTTATGCCCGTAGTCCGCGCTGGATGAAGGACTTGCTGCACGCCTTCGCCGACGGCACCAACTACTACCTCGCTACCCACCCCGCGGTGCGGCCCCGGCTGCTGCACCGCTTCCAGCCCTGGATGCCGCTGCTCTTCAGCGAGGGCAGCATTGGGGGCAACGTGAGCGTGGTGCCGGTGGAGCGGCTCAAGGCGTTTTATAGTCAGCAAAAAGGTACTTCGTACCAGCCGCCCCGGCCAGCCGAACTCCGGTTGGCTTTCGAAAAGGGTGAAGACGAGCCGACCGGCTCCAACGGCTTCGCCATTGGGCCCAGCAAGAGTGCCAGCGGCCACCCGCTGCTGCTGATTAACCCGCACACCTCGTTCTACTTTCGCTCGGAGGTGCAGCTGACCAGCGCCGCCGGCCTCAACGCCTACGGGGCCGTGACGTGGGGGCAGTTCTTCATTTACCAGGGCTTTAACGCAACCTGCGGCTGGATGCACACCTCCAGCCAGGCCGACTCGATGGACGAATACCTCGAAACGGTGAGCCAGCAGGACGGCAAGTTTTTTTACCAATACGAGGGCCAACAAGTGCCCCTACCCACCGATACGCTGTCCTTGGTGTACCTTAAAGACGGGCAGCGGCAGCGGCGGCGCTTCACCACTTACCGCACGCCGCACGGCCCGGTGGTGGGCAAGGTGGGGGAAAAGTGGCTGACGGTGAAGATGATGGACATGCCCCTCGAAGCCCTGGAGCAGAGCTATCTGCGCACCAAGGCCCACGACTACGCCAGCTTCCAGCAGGTGATGCGCCTAAATGGCAACGCCTCCAACAACACCGTTTTTGCCGATGCCAGTGGCACCATTGCCTACTGGCACGGCAATTTTATGCCCCGCCGCCCCGCCGGCTACGACTACGCGCAGCCCGTGGATGGCAGCACCGAGGCCACCGAGTGGCAGGGCCTGCACAAAGTGGAAGAATTGGTGCAGGTGAAAAACCCCGCCAGTGGCTTTATCCAGAACTGCAACTCGACGCCCTTCACCGTGTCGGGGGGGGGTAGCAGCCCCGATAAAAAGCAATACCCCGCTTACATGGCGCCCGATGCCGAGAACTACCGGGGCATCAACGCGGTGCGGGTGCTGAGCCGGAAAAAAGCCTTTACCCTCGATACGCTCATCGCAGCGGCCGACGACCCGCACCTGGCGGGCTTCGAACAGCTGCTGCCCTCGCTGCTGCGCGACTGCCAGCTGCTGCTCGACGAGCCCGGCGGCTCCCTACCCCCCGGCGTGGAGGCCGCCCTGCCCATCCTGCGCGCCTGGAACCTGAACTACAGCCAAGCCTCGGTGGCCCAAACGCTGGCCATCTACTGGGCCGAGCGCATCCAGCGCCTGGCGCGGCCCCGCGTGCCGGCCGGCCAGCCCATGGATTACATCAGCTTTACCACCTTCGTTATCGAGCACACCACGCCCGACGAAAAGGCCACCGCCCTGAGCGAAACCATTGCCGAGCTGAAGCGCGACTTTGGGAAGTGGCAGGTGCCGTGGGGCGAGGTGAACCGCTACCAGCGCCTGACCGGTAAGATTGACGAAACGTTTGACGACCAGCAGCCCAGCCGGCCGGTGGCGTTCACGTCGTCGGCCTGGGGCTCGCTGGCCGCGTTTGGCGCGCACACCTGGCCGGGCACCAAAAAGCGCTACGGCTACGTGGGCAACAGCTTCGTGGCGGTGGTTGAGTTTGGGCCCCGCGTGGTGGCCCGCTCCGTGGTGACCGGCGGCCAGGCCAGCCGCCCCGACTCGCCCCACTTCACCGACCAGGCCCCGCTGTACTGCGCCGGCCAGTTCAAGGACGTGTGGTTTTACCCCGAAGATGTAGCCAAGCACGTGGAGCGGCAGTACCGGCCGGGCGAGTAG
- a CDS encoding metal-dependent hydrolase family protein — translation MRLLLLLCCLLPLLSSAQTATLLHPAAVFDGETLHPGWAVLVEGEKITAAGPAATLVAPAGANVLELPGLTLLPGLIEGHSHLLLHPYNETSWDDQVLKEPLALRVARATVSARNTLLAGFTTSRDLGTEGAGYADVGLKQAIDQGIIPGPRLLVATRALVATGSYGPRLAAVEDLPQGAQQADGVDNLVRAVREQIGHGADVVKVYADYRWGPGGTTEPTFSLEELTLIVQTARSSGRGVVAHASTAEGMRRAVLAGVETIEHGDGGTPEVFRLMKTRGVALCPTVAATDATSQYRGWKKGQEPEPARVVAKHRAVQAARQAGVTFVMGGDVGVFPHGDNAREMELLVTDYGFAPLEVLRQATSGNAQVFHLADRGRIAPGLLADLVAVAGDPTRQVAALRQVRLVVKGGVVYKQP, via the coding sequence ATGCGCCTGCTACTTCTATTGTGCTGCCTGCTACCCCTGCTCAGCTCCGCCCAAACGGCCACCCTACTGCACCCCGCCGCCGTGTTTGATGGCGAAACGCTGCACCCCGGCTGGGCCGTGCTGGTGGAAGGTGAGAAAATAACCGCCGCTGGCCCGGCCGCTACCCTCGTTGCTCCGGCCGGGGCCAACGTTCTGGAGCTACCCGGCCTCACGCTGCTGCCCGGCCTCATCGAGGGGCACTCGCACTTGCTGCTGCATCCTTACAACGAAACCAGCTGGGACGACCAGGTGCTGAAGGAGCCGCTGGCCCTGCGCGTGGCCCGCGCCACGGTGAGCGCCCGCAACACGCTGCTGGCCGGCTTTACCACCAGCCGCGACCTGGGCACCGAGGGCGCGGGCTACGCCGATGTGGGCCTGAAGCAGGCCATAGACCAGGGTATTATTCCGGGTCCGCGGCTACTGGTGGCCACCCGCGCCCTGGTGGCGACCGGCAGCTACGGTCCCCGCCTGGCCGCCGTGGAAGACTTGCCGCAGGGTGCGCAGCAGGCCGATGGCGTGGACAACCTGGTGCGGGCCGTGCGGGAGCAAATTGGCCACGGGGCCGACGTGGTGAAGGTATACGCCGACTACCGCTGGGGGCCGGGCGGCACCACCGAGCCCACGTTTTCGCTCGAAGAGCTGACCCTCATCGTGCAAACGGCGCGCAGCAGCGGGCGCGGGGTAGTGGCCCACGCCAGTACCGCCGAGGGCATGCGCCGCGCCGTGCTGGCCGGCGTCGAAACCATCGAGCACGGCGACGGCGGCACGCCCGAAGTTTTTCGCCTGATGAAAACAAGGGGGGTAGCCCTCTGCCCCACCGTGGCTGCTACCGATGCTACTTCGCAGTACCGCGGCTGGAAAAAAGGCCAGGAGCCTGAGCCGGCGCGGGTAGTGGCCAAGCACCGCGCCGTGCAGGCCGCCCGCCAGGCCGGCGTGACGTTCGTCATGGGTGGCGACGTGGGCGTGTTTCCGCACGGCGATAATGCCCGCGAAATGGAATTGCTGGTAACCGACTACGGCTTCGCGCCGCTGGAGGTGCTGCGCCAAGCCACCAGCGGCAACGCCCAGGTATTTCACCTCGCCGACCGTGGCCGCATCGCCCCCGGCCTGCTCGCCGACCTCGTGGCCGTGGCCGGCGACCCTACCCGCCAGGTAGCCGCCCTGCGCCAGGTGCGCCTGGTGGTGAAGGGCGGGGTAGTGTACAAGCAACCGTAG
- a CDS encoding ABC-three component system protein: MLSITRTWYEREFELAVRKKRGEEFQDFFATIMTLAYQGDFVRVRPWGREGDRKNDGYLISTKELFQVYAPTELEVAVTIRKIREDFAGAVQHWDAHLTKWTLVHNSLDGVPPAVLAVFLELRQQHPSRQIGQFTPYDLRTIVFTLGAADIALVLGPPLESLPPSQITFDEIRVVLENVARVFPVATESVGTVDYGKLDANGLNPESRQIILWGYGAASRVAQFLDTYTFDPELGQKVAATLRAEYLRLKATGSGPNEIFAELLSFVSYHRGESPTAAIAVLAHFFQTCDIFEAAPTFTS, from the coding sequence ATGCTCTCTATTACACGCACTTGGTATGAGAGGGAATTTGAGTTAGCTGTTCGGAAAAAGCGCGGCGAGGAATTTCAGGATTTCTTTGCTACCATCATGACGTTGGCGTACCAAGGCGATTTTGTGCGGGTGAGGCCGTGGGGACGGGAGGGCGACCGCAAAAACGACGGGTATCTTATTTCTACCAAAGAATTATTCCAGGTCTATGCACCAACGGAATTAGAAGTAGCTGTAACGATTCGAAAAATCAGAGAAGATTTTGCGGGCGCGGTTCAGCACTGGGACGCTCATTTGACTAAGTGGACGCTAGTGCATAATAGCTTGGATGGGGTGCCGCCCGCTGTGCTGGCTGTGTTTTTGGAGTTGCGGCAGCAGCATCCGAGCAGGCAAATTGGGCAGTTCACCCCTTATGACCTGCGCACAATCGTTTTTACCCTCGGAGCAGCTGATATCGCCCTAGTGCTCGGCCCACCTCTTGAATCCCTGCCCCCCTCCCAGATTACGTTCGACGAAATTCGTGTGGTGCTAGAAAACGTAGCCCGCGTTTTTCCGGTGGCTACCGAATCAGTCGGGACAGTGGATTACGGTAAGCTAGACGCGAATGGCCTGAACCCAGAAAGCCGTCAGATTATCCTATGGGGATACGGGGCTGCAAGCCGGGTAGCTCAATTCTTGGATACTTATACTTTCGACCCCGAATTGGGCCAAAAAGTAGCCGCAACGCTACGTGCCGAGTATCTGCGCCTGAAGGCCACGGGTAGCGGCCCGAACGAAATCTTTGCCGAACTGCTCTCGTTCGTATCGTACCACCGGGGCGAGTCGCCAACGGCGGCGATAGCCGTATTAGCGCACTTCTTCCAAACGTGCGACATCTTTGAGGCGGCTCCCACCTTTACTTCTTAG